TAACTTCAATGCAGACCGTCTTTGAAAACAGTTTGATGCAACATCATGTTGCCCTGCCTCCTGATGCAATGGGAAAGATAACTTACATTGCTCCTCCTGGTCAATATTCTTTGAAGGTTTGGCTGTTTAACTCTTTTATCATGACATCTATATGCTTTAATGTGGGACAAACTTTCTTTTTGCTATGACTGACCCTTTTACTTCATTGTAGGATACCGTGCTGGAACTTGAGTTTCAAGGTGTCAAAAAGCAATTCACCATGCTTCaggttttgattatttttcatttttttagtctTGCTTTTTCCGTGCTTATATGTGACACTAGGTGGGTTAGGTTCGTTTGAGTTTGTTCAGtactttttattcaaattgttGAGTGGGGATGGGTCACATATCAATGTTGGTCATCCCTTGTACTAAAATTGGGACTTGGCCAAgatgatttttgttaattggCTTTGGACCATTGTcttttattagttaatttacGTTTGGTATTCGGTCAATATTTTTCCATCTGTAATACCCTTTTTTGTTaataattgcaatttttttttatttgaactaTGCTACACCTGTTTGCAGACATGGCCTGTACGTACACCTAGACCTGTTGCGACAAAACTTGCTGCAGATACCCCTCTGCTTACTGGCCAGGTAGCCTTGTGGGTTGTTTTAATTAACTCTTCTTTCAAAGGAAAATGGTATTGACTTTGTTTGTGGTCAGCGTGTTCTTGATGCTCTATTCCCCTCGGTTCTTGGTGGAACTTGTGCTATTCCTGGTGCTTTTGGCTGTGGCAAAACTGTGATTAGTCAAGCTCTTTCTAAGGTTAAGTTTTTATACAGTTCTATTGAACTTAAAACTTTTTTTGATAACTCAATTATAGATATtcattatgtttatttttctgacCATGTGCAGTACTCGAATTCTGATGCTGTTGTCTATGTTGGTTGTGGGGAGCGTGGAAATGAAATGGCTGAGGtgttcttttatcttttattttggaaatttatccttcttgaaattttaattctctgattctatgtttatttatttcaggttcTTATGGATTTCCCTCAATTGACAATGACATTGCCTGATGGTCGTGAAGAATCTGTCATGAAGCGCACAACACTTGTGGCTAACACTTCTAACATGCCTGTGGCAGCTCGTGAAGCCTCGATTTACACGGGTAAAACTTTGAATTGCTACCCATAAATTAGACAGTGTACTGTTGCATGAAGTGTAACCTCTGGGAGTAAGAGTGtccaattgttttttttttgttaatttctttGATTATATGACAAATTTGGGGATCTGTTTGTGTTTACCTTTGTTGCCTCCTTTTGTATTCTGAAATGGACATGGGCTGCCAGTAACATTCCTTCTTTTAATGGATATGCAGGGATCACTATAGCTGAATACTTCAGAGATATGGGCTACAATGTTAGTATGATGGCAGACTCAACATCTCGATGGGCCGAAGCATTGCGTGAAATTTCTGGACGGCTGGTAAAATTCTTTGCCAAAACTTTTTTAGTGAAACAACCTGTCTTCCCTTTGTCTTATCATTTTCCAATGCTTCATATAGTTTAGGCTTATCGACATGGTGCATGGAGAATGCTTCAGTTCAGTCTCCGTTCATAACAGTTCATGTGGCTAATGATAAATTAATGATGTCTCTGTGTAATTGGGGGTAGAACtgctatttcttttcttttttttttcccagtTGTCTTGGTCCTCCAGCTTAATAATACTGACAAAAATATGATTTGATGGAAAAGTGGCTTTGTTTTGTTCattaatgaaaatgaatgaaatttttatttgtttttaattctgGCATACTTCCAGTATTCACTCTATTGTCTTCACAGCTTTCTTTCTATTAAGCTCATATTGGCATCTGATTTAATTTCTCTTGCAGGCAGAAATGCCTGCTGATAGTGGATATCCTGCTTATCTGGCTGCTAGATTAGCCTCATTTTATGAACGTGCTGGTAAAGTTAAATGCCTTGGTGGGCCAGAACGTACAGGTAGTGTGACAATTGTTGGTGCTGTTTCTCCTCCTGGAGGAGATTTCTCTGACCCTGTGACATCTGCGACCCTCAGTATTGTCCAGGTATAAATCAAGATTTTATGCATTCCCTCGTTTATGTTAGTACTGTGTATGactgttatatttatatatggaaAAATGATCTCCATATTCCTTGCTGGTTTGGATTTTAGGTTTTCTGGGGTCTTGACAAGAAACTTGCTCAGAGGAAGCATTTCCCTTCTGTCAACTGGCTTATTTCATACTCAAAGTACTCAGGGGTATGTTCATAATCTGACCCCTCTTAGTTTGTAATTATCACATGATATGATTTGCCATTCTTTCCTTGAGCTGGCCTTTTCCTAAGTGGTACAACTTTTCCATATTGATTGATTGTTTCTTGTGTTCTCAGGCACTGGAATCTTTCTATGAGAAATTTGATCCCGACTTTATTAGCATTAGGACTAAGGCCCGAGAAGTGCTTCAGAGGGAAGAtgatttgaatgaaattgtCCAGGTAAGTTTTCTTATCATGCTTTGTTTGTTGATGAATTAGAATCTAGCTATTTATTACTGTTTAATGACATAAGAACTTCTGAGCAGAATTTTATAGGTCAATTTTGACCAAGCATTGAATCTATTAGACACACATAATGTTGCTTTCATCCTCTTGTCCCTTCATTTGCTTTCGTTTACATGTTCTGGTTGTAATGTCATTGTTTATGTTAGATCTGTCTAAAGGCTGGGATACTTGTTTGACCTGGTAGGCCTACTGGGCAAATTCAGGCTTGTCCAACCCACATTtctacttaataataataataaataaattaaatttaggatattattataaaatattttttatctgaATAGTGAAATGGGCCAGCCCAGGCTTGGTTGTGGAACTTGGAAAACAATCAGCCTGCTGCCTGGCCCTTGGACACCTTTAGTTATGTAATCTGCTAGTGCAAACTATTAGGACTTTTTTTCTCCTCTTACTCCAGCACTCACTGGATTGTTACAGCTTGTAGGAAAGGATGCTCTAGCTGAAACGGATAAGATCACACTAGAAACTGCTAAACTTTTAAGGGAAGATTATCTTGCTCAGAATGCTTTTACTCCGTAAGCTCCTGCCTTCACTATTCGACACCAGAAAATTATCATTGTAGCTATTGTTGTTTCAATGTCTGTCTTGATATGGTAATCCATTTATGTGTGTTTCTTGGTTTTGCTGTGACAGATATGACAAGTTCTGTCCGTTCTACAAGTCTGTTTGGATGATGCGCAATATTGTTCATTTCAATGCTTTGGCCAACCAGGTAGTGCTCTCTGTCGCTGCATCAACTGCTTATCAGTACGACCATGTTTTCCAATAATTTCTAATATGCCCAGTTTTTAGAAAAAGCATCTAGGCTGCCTCTGTAGACTGTAATATATACTTAGAAATTGCAGAACagaaatta
This genomic window from Gossypium raimondii isolate GPD5lz chromosome 10, ASM2569854v1, whole genome shotgun sequence contains:
- the LOC105776966 gene encoding V-type proton ATPase catalytic subunit A, producing MPAVYGSRLTTFEDSEKESEYGYVRKVSGPVVVADGMAGAAMYELVRVGHDNLIGEIIRLEGDSATIQVYEETAGLMVNDPVLRTHKPLSVELGPGILGNIFDGIQRPLKTIAKRSGDVYIPRGVSVPALDKDALWDFQPKKIGEGDLLTGGDLYATVFENSLMQHHVALPPDAMGKITYIAPPGQYSLKDTVLELEFQGVKKQFTMLQTWPVRTPRPVATKLAADTPLLTGQRVLDALFPSVLGGTCAIPGAFGCGKTVISQALSKYSNSDAVVYVGCGERGNEMAEVLMDFPQLTMTLPDGREESVMKRTTLVANTSNMPVAAREASIYTGITIAEYFRDMGYNVSMMADSTSRWAEALREISGRLAEMPADSGYPAYLAARLASFYERAGKVKCLGGPERTGSVTIVGAVSPPGGDFSDPVTSATLSIVQVFWGLDKKLAQRKHFPSVNWLISYSKYSGALESFYEKFDPDFISIRTKAREVLQREDDLNEIVQLVGKDALAETDKITLETAKLLREDYLAQNAFTPYDKFCPFYKSVWMMRNIVHFNALANQAVEKAAGMDGQKITYSLIKHRLGDLFYRLVSQKFEDPAEGEEALVAKFKKLNEDLTAGFRALEDETR